A window of Paenibacillus phoenicis genomic DNA:
TAAGCAAAACGCCGACGCATACGTTGCCCAGCTAGAGCAATTGGATCAAGATTTCGCCAACGCGTTCGCTAATGCGAAACGCAAGGATTTTATCACACAACATGCGGCATTTGGTTATTTGGCTCAGGAGTACGGGCTGACTCAAGTGCCGATCGCCGGGTTATCCCCTGACCAGGAGCCGTCAGCGGCGCAGATGACGGAGATCGTGAAGTTCGCCAAGGAGCATCAGGTGAAGACGATTTTCTTCGAGACGTTGGTTTCTTCCAAAGTAGCCGAGACGATTGCCCGGGAAATTGGAGCGAAGACAGCGGTCCTGAACCCGATCGAAGGACTGACGGCCGAAGACGAAGCAGCTGGCCGGGACTATCTGTCGCTGATGCGTCAAAATCTTGAAGCTTTGAAAGCTGCGTTAAACGAGTAACTTCACTGGATACGATATGTGCTCCATAAGCAAAGCAGCCCAAAGCCACATTAGGCAAGGGCTGCTTTTTATTTTTCTAACGAATGTTTTTACCATAGAAGATTTCATCCATTTCGGTGACCAGCATCTCGGTAATCTGCTTTTGCTCTGCGGGAGACAGATCGTCCTTCGTGTACCCAAACAGATAGTTGTTTAAATCAAATTGCTTCAACTTGCATTTCGTGTGAAAAATATGCTCCGGGTACACATTAACATCAATCATCTGATACTTCTCGATTACTTCATCGGGAATATAGTTCTGGATCGAGCTGATATCGTGGTCGATGAACAGCTTGTGGCCGTTAATGTCGCGGGTAAAACCGCGCACGCGGTAATCGATGGTCATGATGTCCGCCTCGAAGGAATGGATCAGGTAGTTTAGCGCCTTCAGCGGCGAGATCTCCCCGCAGGTCGAAACGTCGATGTCGGCGCGGAACGTGCTGATGCTCTCTTTCGGATCGTATTCAGGATACGTGTGGACGGTGATGTGGCTTTTGTCGAGCTGTATCACCACAGATTCCGGCAGCGGTCCGGGCGATTCGTCAAACGACTCGGTGGGCACCTCCACCACGGGGCCTTCAGAAATCAGCATCGTTACACTAGCCCCCTGCGGAACGTAATCCTGGTTCGCGATATTCAAAATATGAGCGCCAATAATTTCGGAGACGGTGCTGAGAATTTTCGTCAGGCGGTCGGAATTGTACTGGTCGTCGATATAGGCGATATAGGCTTCGCGTTCCTGTTTGGTCCGGGTGTAACAGACATCGTACATATTAAAGCTTAACGTTTTGGTCAGGTTGTTGAACTCATGCAGCTGAATGCGCTGCTCCGGCGTCAACTTCATGAGAGATCCCCCTTAGCATAGGTATACCCTATTGGTTATTCCCTTTTCTTCTGGAAATAAAACGTTCCGCTGCTGCTGTATCCCCATCTGGTGAATCGATGTCTAGTCTTTCGGGTCCTGAATCGAATCTGCTGGAGATGTCTTCCTTCCCTATGATTCCCACCTTATGTTAGTTTGACAGAAATAGCATTCATATTGTATCCTACAATCAAATTGAATTAGACCTCACTTTCTAGCAATGGTGGGGTAGAGGCGCGATATTTAACAGTCTTCGGTGGAGCTTGAGCAGGCGATGAGCCCGGGGAGAAGGAAATGTCGCCGAAGCGGTATACAGGCTCACTGTATGCTGCTGGGCCTGCAGTTAATAGCTGCAGGACTGTCTTGGTAGATGACCCGATCTATCAAGTTGCGCTATCTCGTCGAGGGGAAAGTGGGTGTCAGGACGGAAATGAACCCATCAAACGGCCTCGGTGTGTATCCGAAGTCGTTTTTTTGTTTCTGTTTTTATCGATTCATTATTTTGTATGGAGAGTGAAGAAAAATGAGAAAAACCTGGTCGTTATCCATCCTCATGTTATTGTCGGCGGTGCTGATCCTTGCAGGGTGCGGCTCTTCCTCCGGCGGCAAAGACGATAATACGTTTAAAGTAGGGCTCGAAGCGGGGTACGCTCCGTTTAACTGGACGCAAAACGATGATTCCAACGGCGCGGTTCCGATTGACGGCAGCTCCGAATACGCGGGCGGCTACGATGTGGAAATCGCCAAGAAGATTGCCGACGGCCTCGGCAAGAAGCTGGTGATCGTCAAGACGGAATGGGACGGTCTGGTTCCGGCGTTGACCTCCGGTAAGATCGATGCCATTATTGCCGGGATGTCCCCGACCGAAGAGCGTAAGAAGACGATTGATTTCTCGGATAACTACTATAAATCGAACCTGATTATGGTGGTGAAAAAGGGAGGCCCTTATGAAGGAGCTACCTCGATCCAAGATTTCAGCGGCGCGAAAATTACGGCCCAACTGAATACGTTCCACTATTCCGTGATCGACCAAATCAACGGGGTGAACAAGCAACCGGCGATGGATAACTTCCCGGCAATGCGCGTGGCCTTGGAATCCGGAACGATTGACGGTTATGTATCCGAGCTTCCGGAAGGCGTCAGCGCCGCAACCGCGAATGACAATTTCGCTTACGTGGAATTCCAGGACGGCTTCACCACCTCGGATGATGACACCGCCATCGCGGTTGGGCTCGAGAAGGGCAGCGACTTGACGGCGAAAATCAACGAAATTCTCGCGGGCATTTCCGAAGATGAACGGTCCGCGATTATGAACGATGCGATTAAGAACCAACCTGCAGCGAACTAAATAAAGCACGGGACATAAGCCGGCTGCAATGGGATTGCAGTCGGTTTTATGCGGTGCGGGAGGAAATCAAATGACTTACGAGTGGATCATCCAAATTATTACCGATAACTGGCCCATGTTTTTGCGTGGAGCCGGGGTAACGTTATATATCTCGCTCATCGGCACGATGATCGGTGCGGCGATTGGTCTGCTGGCCGGCGTGATCCGAACCATTCCGGTGCCGGAACGCGGGCTCAAACACTGGCTGCTGAAGATCGTTAACGGCCTGCTGACCATTTACATTGAATGCTTCCGGGGAACGCCGATGATCGTTCAGGCGATGGCGATTTTTTACGGATCGTCCCTGCTGTTCAATTACGATATGGACCGGACGTTTGCGGCGATCTTCATCGTTTCCATTAATACGGGAGCTTATATGGCCGAGATCGTGCGCGGGGGCATCTATTCGGTGGACAAAGGGCAATTTGAAGCCGCCCATGCGATTGGGATGACCCATTGGCAGACGATGCGCAACGTGGTGCTGCCGCAGGTCATTCGCCATATTTTGCCGGCGACGGGCAATCAATTTATTATTAACATCAAGGATACCTCGGTGCTGAACGTCATTTCCGTGTCGGAACTGTACTTTATGACCAAGTCGATTGCCGGGAACAACTTCCGGTACTTTGAATCGTTCTTTGTGGCCAGCGTGTTGTATTTGATCATGACGTTAACCGTAACGAAAATTTTACAGCGTATCGAAAAAAGGCTGGACGGCCCCGAAAGCTATACGCTGCAGCGCTAGCAGAAAGCAGGAGTGAGGATGGACAAGGTAATCGAAATTCGGCATTTGAGCAAATTTTTTGGTACCCACGAGGTGCTTAAGGATATCAATCTGTCGGTCAGCAAAGGAGAAGTCGTCAGCATCATCGGCTCCTCCGGTTCCGGCAAATCCACGCTGCTCCGCTGCATCAATCTGTTGGAGAAGCCGAGCGGCGGGGAGATTATCTACAATGGCAACAATATTTTGGAGGATCTGCAGAAGGCCTCGTTGTACCGCCGGCATTTGGGGATGGTGTTTCAGCAGTTTAACCTGTTCAACAATCATGACGCGCTGAGCAACTGCGTCGTGGGACAAGTCAAGGTGCTGAAGCGCTCCAAGGAAGAAGCGACTGAAATCGCGATGAAATATTTGCGGGATGTCGGGATGGAGCAATACATTCATGCCAAACCGAAACAGCTCTCCGGCGGACAAAAGCAGCGGGTAGCCATCGCCCGCGCCTTGTCGATGGACCCGGACGTACTGCTGTTCGACGAGCCGACCTCGGCGCTGGATCCCGAGATGGTGGGCGAGGTGCTGAAGGTTATGAAGGAGCTGGCCTACTCTGGACTAACGATGATCGTCGTTACCCACGAGATGGAGTTCGCTCGGGAGGTGTCCGATCGGGTCGTGTTTATGGACCAGGGGGTCATCGCCGAAGAGGGAACGCCAGAGCAGATCTTTAATGCACCGAAGCAGGAGCGGACGAGAGAGTTCCTGAAGCGGACGTTAAATCGGGAAGGGTAAGACGAGTCAAATGGAGATAGCGGCGGAACCTGGATGTAGATCTGGGCTCCGCCTTTTTTTGTCCCCATTCGTGCGGGCATCGATCAGGATCGCGGCGTTTGCTCCTTGTAATTGAAGGAATGCCAAACCCCAAAGTTATCCTTGACGTTGATCGTGCGTCTCCCGCCCATGGAGGCATCGACGTAGTAAGGGTAACGGCGGCTGGCGGTAAAATGACCGCGGTACGCGCCGGCAAACGTTACCGGCACAATCTCAAACCGGATCTCGCGGGGGGAAACACGGGTCGTCTGCGTGGAGTTGCCATAGTTGCTCTCATGCGTTTGCTGGACGCTGCTATCCGCTTTTAGCATATTGATGTCGCTTTGCATCGCGGTGATCGTTTCTCGCAGGCCGGTCACATCGGGAGCTCCGCCAATCTGCGGGATGCAGAGCCGTTGTCCCACCCGCAGCGAGTTCGGATCCACTCCCGGGTTCGCTTCCAGGATGCTGGCGACGGTAACGCCGTATTCCTGCGCGATCTGATACAGCGTATCGCCGCGTTCGATGATGCGGGACACATGATTCGGCGGGCAGGAGGGGATGCAGATCACCTGGCCGATTTGCAGGTTGTTCGGGTCAAGGCCCGGGTTCGCGGCTAAGATGCGCGTGACGCTTGATTCCAGCCGGAACGCGATGATGTTCAGCGTATCCCCAGGCTGCACCGTGTAGGGGTAGTGCTCTGCGGGGCATTGCCGATAATAATGGGAGTTAAACAATAGAACTTCCCCTTTCGTTTAGGCTTCTTCCTATACCGTATGCGATGCTTGGGCGTCGGTTACTGGAATCTCGCTGCGGACGGGCCGTTGTCTTCGGCAATCAATGGGGCTGCATTGCGGATCGACGGAGGCTTGGTGCGCAGCATCGTTTGAGTTCCTTACAAATCCGGAATCTGCCAATCGATTTCAGCTAAACCTTTCGAGCGCAAAAATTGATTGGCCCGCGAAAACGGCCGACTGCCCAGAAATCCCCGATGAGCCGACAAAGGGCTGGGGTGCGGTGACTTGATCAAATGATGCTCGCGGTTTGTGATCAGGGCCGCTTTTTTCTGGGCATGGCTGCCCCACAGCAGGAACACGACCGGCTCCCGCTTCTGGTTGAGCGTTTCGATCACCTTGTCAGTGAATGTCTCCCACCCGATGTCCTTATGGGAGTTCGGGGTATCGGCCCGCACGGTCAGGACGGTGTTGAGCAGCAGCACGCCTTGCTTTGCCCATGGGACCAAATAGCCGTTGTTAGGGATACGGCAGCCCAAATCGTCCCGCAGTTCCTTGAACATGTTCTGCAGGGAAGGCGGAGCTTTGACCCCCGGTTTGACGGAGAAGCTGAGCCCATGTGCTTGTCCTGGGCCGTGGTATGGATCCTGGCCGAGAATCACCACTTTGGTGTCGGCGAAGGACGTATAATGGAGCGCGTTAAATATATCATACATATCGGGATAAATCGTTCGGGTACGGTATTCATTCGCCAGAAACTGGCGCAGCTGCAAATAGTACGGTTTCTTGAATTCGGGCTCCAGGAAGGGGGCCCAATCATTGTGAAGAATCGTCAAGCCAAGTCACCTCGCAAGTTCTAGAATGCTTAAGTAGACTTCGACATCAGCGAGCCTAGTTCCTCCTTGACGCGTGCGAAGGCGCTCGCTTGCTTGGAACACCGTGCTAGAATTCAATATAATAGAGGTAATGTACTAACGGGCGGGAGGACAGGCGATGAATAAGCAGGAACAGGTACTCCTGGAATTCAGGAATTTATTTAATAAACTGGTCTGGCTCAATAAAATGAAAATAGAAGACCGACTGAAAGGGGTTAAGCCTTCCGAAGTCCATTGTATCGAGGCGATTGGGAAGCAGGCGGAGCCCAATGTGACTCGGCTTGCTGAGACCCTCTATATGACGCGAGGAGCCATTACGAAATTAACGAAGAAGCTGATGGACAAAGGTCTGATCGAAAGCTATCAGAAGCCGGACAACAAGAAAGAAATCTATTTTAAACTGACCGCGCAAGGTCAGAACATTTTTGATATCCACGAAGAGTTGCATGAGGAACTGCAAGCGCGCGATCAAGCCGTATTTGAGCAGGTGACGGAGGAGCAATTTGATCAGATGCTGCACTTTATTGAACGATATAGCCGACACTTAGATGAGGAAATGAAGAAACAAGGGATCTCCCTGCACGACATCAGCAGGAAGTGATTTGGCACAACACATAGTTAAATTCCAGGCAGTCCACTCGATTAGGAGCGACTGCTTTTTTTTGTTTCGATAATTGTTGACAAGGAAACAATAATACGTTATGTTTTTGTTGACACAGAAACAAAATGACTATAATAACATCCGAGAGGAGAATCCCATGCAGAACGTAAAAGAGAAAGGAAGAGAGTTACCTAGAGAAATCCTCATGGCTGCCTGGGCAATTGCCCTTGGAGCCATTGCTCCTATGCTTGATTCAACGATGGTGAATATCGCGATCGATATCCTCACCAAAGATTTTCAGACGACGCTGGATATTATTCAATGGTCCATCACCGGTTATGTGCTTGCCCTTGCGATGGCGGTACCGGTCTCCGGCTGGCTGATGAACCAATTTAACGGGAAGAAGATTTTTGTCGGCGCCGTTGTTGCTTTTGGCATTATCTCCGTCTTTGTCGGCTTCAGTTGGAATGTCTTCAGCTTTATATTTTTTCGCTTGGTGCAAGGATTTAGCGCCGGGATCATTACCACGCTGATGTTCACGCTTCTAGTCAAAACCGCAGGGCCGGATTATCTGGGGCGAGTGATGGCGATCGTCAGCACACCGATGATTTTTGGCCCCATCCTGGGACCGGTCATCGGAGGCTTCATCGTTCAATGGGCGTCCTGGCAATGGATTTTTTTCATTAATGTGTTGATTGTTCTGATCTCCGCACCGCTGATGATGAGAAAAATCCCCAACTTCGAGCCGTTCAACCGAGACAGCAAACTAGATGTCATTGGGATCGCCTGCTTGTCCTTCATGAGCGCTGCTTTGATCTATGGCATTACAAAGGCGGCGGACCATGCCTCGTTTAACAATCCCGAGACTTTGTTATGGGTGGGCATCGGCCTTGCTTTAGCCGTTATCTATTTCGCGTACAACCGTTTCACGAACAATCAAACCGTACTCCCTTTGAACCTGTTTGTGCATCGGAGTTTTCTGGCTTCCAGTGTTGGACTGTTTCTGGCGAATATGGCCATTATGGGACCGATGCTCATCTTGCCGTTGTTCTTTCAAAATTTCCGGCATTTCACGGCCATTGAAGCTGCGCTTGCGTTAATTCCCCAAGGCCTAGGGATGCTCGTTACCCGTCCGTTGATCGGCAAAATGATCGATCGGATCGGCGCGAAATACGTGGTGATAGTGAGCCTGATTCTATCGCTGATCGGGTCCGTTCCGCTGATCTTTATCACTGATCAAACGAGCATGGTATGGATTTCCCTTGTCTTGTTTATTCGGGGAACCAGCATCGGGGGCATTAATCTCCCGTTAACGAGTGACGCCTATACGGGACTAAACGATCATCAGCTTTCGGAAGCCGGCGTTGGGATCAATATCATCGAGAACCTGGGTGCCAGCTTTGGCTCAGCGGTGATCGCCACTGTTGTTGCAACAGTCGTCCAAGGCCTGCAACCCACGGTGGCAAATAGCTTAAAGGGCTATCACGCCGGATTCCTGGTTTCCACCCTCGTCCTCATTCTGATTTTTATCCCCGGGCTGTTCCTCACCCATAAGAAGAGGGCGATGAGCGCATAAAACAAGCCGCGAGGTTCTCCTCGCGGCTTCAGTTCATTCTTTATTTATCAAGCCATTGGAAATGGAAGGTGCCTTCTTGGTCAACGCGTTCGAACGTATGGGCGCCGAAGTAGTCGCGTTGGGCTTGCAGCAGGTTAGCAGGCAACCGCTCGGAACGGTAGCTGTCGTAGTAAGCCAGAGCGGAGGAGAAGGCCGGTACCGGAATGCCGCGGGTTACAGCAGTGGCAACCACTTGTCTCCAAGCGTCTTGGTAGTTCTCGACGACATTCTTGAAGTAATCGTCGAGCAGCAGGTTTTTCAGATTCGGGTCGCGATCGTACGCATCTTTAATATTTTGCAGGAAGCGAGCCCGAATGATGCAACCGCCGCGGAAGATCATGGCGATGGCGCCATAATTCAGATCCCAGCCATATTCCTCGGAAGCGAGACGCATTTGCGCGAAGCCTTGGGCGTACGATGCGATCTTGCTGGCGTACAGCGCCTTGCGGACCGCTTCAATGAATGCTTCCTTATCGCCGTCATACGGCTGGGTGGCCGGACCGTTCAACCGTTTGCTGGCGGCCACGCGTTCGCTCTTCATTGCGGAGATGAAGCGGGCAAACACCGACTCGGTGATGATCGACAGCGGTACGCCAAGATCGAGGGCGCTTTGGCTCGTCCATTTGCCAGTACCTTTCTGGCCGGCGGAGTCCAGGATCACGTCCACCATCGGTTTGCCGGTAGCTGGATCCTTCTTGCCAAAGATGTCTGCCGTGATTTCGATCAGGTAGCTGTCCAGCTCACCGCTATTCCATTCCGTAAAAATCTTGTGCAGTTCATCAACGCTCAGCCCCAGCACATCCTTCAACAAATGGTACGCTTCGCCGATTAGCTGCATATCCCCGTACTCGATCCCGTTGTGAACCATTTTCACGTAGTGGCCGGCACCGTCCGGGCCGATGTAGGTGGAGCAAGGATCGCCGTTCACTTTGGCCGAAATCGCCGTCAAGATTGGCTCAACCAATTCGTAGGCGTCCCGTTGGCCGCCAGGCATGATCGCCGGGCCTTTCAGCGCGCCTTCCTCGCCGCCGGATACGCCGGCGCCGATAAAGCGGATGCCTTGGGCTTCCAGCAGCTTGTTGCGGCGCTGGGTGTCCGGGAAGTGGGCGTTCCCGCCGTCGATCAAGATGTCCCCTTTCTCAAGGTAAGGGACCAGTTGGTTGATCGTGTCGTCGGTTGGCTTGCCGGCTTTCACCATAATTAGAATTTTACGCGGCGTTTCCAGCGATTGCACAAATTCCTCGATGCTGTAGGTGCCAACGAAATTTTTGCCCGGCGCTTCCTCCAGCAGTTCTTTGGTTTTCTCAGGCGAACGATTATACAATGCAACGGAGAAGCCTTTGCTTTCGATGTTAAGCGCGAGGTTCTTGCCCATGACGGCGAGACCAATCACGCCGATTTGTTGTTTTTTCATATATACCTACCTCCAAACCTATCCTCTCTAATCTATGAGGTAAAGCTCTTATTTTACGGATTTCTTCCAATCGGCCGCGAACTTCTCCAGCCCTTGATCCGTCAGCGGATGTTTGGCCAGTTGTTCGATGACCGCGAACGGAATAGTAGCGATATGCGCTCCAGCTAAAGCTACGCGGGTAACGTGATCCGGATGGCGGACAGAAGCGGCGATGATTTGCGTATCCAGGGTATGCACACGGAACAGCTCCGCAACTTTCGATACTAGCTGCACGCCGTCTTCGGAAATGTCGTCCAAGCGGCCGAGGAACGGCGATACATAAGTAGCGCCTGCACGAGCGGCCAGCAAAGCCTGGTTGACCGTAAAGATCAAGGTGACGTTGGTCTTGACACCTTTTTGCGCCAAATATTTGGTTGCTTCGAGACCTGCCAGCGTCATTGGCAGTTTAATCGTGATTCGTGGATCATGGTTGTTGATTTTGATCAGCTCTTCCGCTTGGGCAATCATCTCTTCGGCTGTGACTGCATCCGGCGTGACTTCCGCCGAAACGGACTCCACGTCGGGGACGGCCTTCAAGATTTCCTCAATGCGGTCCTCGAACTTGACGCCTTCTTTGGCGACGAGGGAAGGATTGGTTGTCACCCCGGATAAGACGCCGATTTTATGGGCTTTTTTAATGTCTTCCAGATTGGCCGTGTCAACAAAAAATTTCATCGTAATCCCTCCAAATTTATAAATTTTAGATTTGAACGATCAGGGACAAAAAGTTCCGTATTCCCCCTTATTTGATGGACAAGGACTCTTGAGACGATGGGTTACCGGTGCTCTCTGCGGAGGTTGCCGCTTCGCTATCGCGGTCGAACCACCACTCGAACCCGTCTTTGGCCAGCAGCTCGTAGGCCGCTTGCGGACCGAAGCTGCCTGCCGGATATGGATATAACGGCACCTCATTCGCAGCGTAAGCATCCAGGATTGGCTGCACCCATTTCCAGGACAACTCGACCTCATCCCAATGCGCAAAGAAGGAGGAGTCGCCGCGAAGTGCGTCATAAATCAGGTTCTCATAGGCTTCAGGCACTTCACTGCCGCTCTTATGGGAGCCGATCAGCACCTTCGTGAGATCCTGTTGCTGAGCTTCGCCTTCCGTATTCAGACGCAGGTAAATGCTCTCGTTCGGGCTGATTTCGAACACGAGCAAATTCGGTTTACCGCCGTTGTTGGCTGTGGAGACTTGCTTCACCGGCTCGCGGAACTCAATGACGATCCGTGTGGCTTTCTCCTTCATGCGTTTGCCGGTACGGATGTAAATCGGAATTCCGCGCCAGAAATCGTCATCGATTTGCAGTTTGGCTGCGATGAAGGTATCGTTTTGGGAATCCTGCGGGATCCCGGCTTCGTCTTTATAA
This region includes:
- the fsa gene encoding fructose-6-phosphate aldolase, whose protein sequence is MKFFVDTANLEDIKKAHKIGVLSGVTTNPSLVAKEGVKFEDRIEEILKAVPDVESVSAEVTPDAVTAEEMIAQAEELIKINNHDPRITIKLPMTLAGLEATKYLAQKGVKTNVTLIFTVNQALLAARAGATYVSPFLGRLDDISEDGVQLVSKVAELFRVHTLDTQIIAASVRHPDHVTRVALAGAHIATIPFAVIEQLAKHPLTDQGLEKFAADWKKSVK
- a CDS encoding amino acid ABC transporter permease, which produces MTYEWIIQIITDNWPMFLRGAGVTLYISLIGTMIGAAIGLLAGVIRTIPVPERGLKHWLLKIVNGLLTIYIECFRGTPMIVQAMAIFYGSSLLFNYDMDRTFAAIFIVSINTGAYMAEIVRGGIYSVDKGQFEAAHAIGMTHWQTMRNVVLPQVIRHILPATGNQFIINIKDTSVLNVISVSELYFMTKSIAGNNFRYFESFFVASVLYLIMTLTVTKILQRIEKRLDGPESYTLQR
- a CDS encoding MarR family winged helix-turn-helix transcriptional regulator, producing MNKQEQVLLEFRNLFNKLVWLNKMKIEDRLKGVKPSEVHCIEAIGKQAEPNVTRLAETLYMTRGAITKLTKKLMDKGLIESYQKPDNKKEIYFKLTAQGQNIFDIHEELHEELQARDQAVFEQVTEEQFDQMLHFIERYSRHLDEEMKKQGISLHDISRK
- a CDS encoding LysM peptidoglycan-binding domain-containing protein, which encodes MFNSHYYRQCPAEHYPYTVQPGDTLNIIAFRLESSVTRILAANPGLDPNNLQIGQVICIPSCPPNHVSRIIERGDTLYQIAQEYGVTVASILEANPGVDPNSLRVGQRLCIPQIGGAPDVTGLRETITAMQSDINMLKADSSVQQTHESNYGNSTQTTRVSPREIRFEIVPVTFAGAYRGHFTASRRYPYYVDASMGGRRTINVKDNFGVWHSFNYKEQTPRS
- a CDS encoding uracil-DNA glycosylase; the encoded protein is MTILHNDWAPFLEPEFKKPYYLQLRQFLANEYRTRTIYPDMYDIFNALHYTSFADTKVVILGQDPYHGPGQAHGLSFSVKPGVKAPPSLQNMFKELRDDLGCRIPNNGYLVPWAKQGVLLLNTVLTVRADTPNSHKDIGWETFTDKVIETLNQKREPVVFLLWGSHAQKKAALITNREHHLIKSPHPSPLSAHRGFLGSRPFSRANQFLRSKGLAEIDWQIPDL
- a CDS encoding amino acid ABC transporter ATP-binding protein, with amino-acid sequence MDKVIEIRHLSKFFGTHEVLKDINLSVSKGEVVSIIGSSGSGKSTLLRCINLLEKPSGGEIIYNGNNILEDLQKASLYRRHLGMVFQQFNLFNNHDALSNCVVGQVKVLKRSKEEATEIAMKYLRDVGMEQYIHAKPKQLSGGQKQRVAIARALSMDPDVLLFDEPTSALDPEMVGEVLKVMKELAYSGLTMIVVTHEMEFAREVSDRVVFMDQGVIAEEGTPEQIFNAPKQERTREFLKRTLNREG
- the gndA gene encoding NADP-dependent phosphogluconate dehydrogenase, with the translated sequence MKKQQIGVIGLAVMGKNLALNIESKGFSVALYNRSPEKTKELLEEAPGKNFVGTYSIEEFVQSLETPRKILIMVKAGKPTDDTINQLVPYLEKGDILIDGGNAHFPDTQRRNKLLEAQGIRFIGAGVSGGEEGALKGPAIMPGGQRDAYELVEPILTAISAKVNGDPCSTYIGPDGAGHYVKMVHNGIEYGDMQLIGEAYHLLKDVLGLSVDELHKIFTEWNSGELDSYLIEITADIFGKKDPATGKPMVDVILDSAGQKGTGKWTSQSALDLGVPLSIITESVFARFISAMKSERVAASKRLNGPATQPYDGDKEAFIEAVRKALYASKIASYAQGFAQMRLASEEYGWDLNYGAIAMIFRGGCIIRARFLQNIKDAYDRDPNLKNLLLDDYFKNVVENYQDAWRQVVATAVTRGIPVPAFSSALAYYDSYRSERLPANLLQAQRDYFGAHTFERVDQEGTFHFQWLDK
- a CDS encoding DHA2 family efflux MFS transporter permease subunit — its product is MQNVKEKGRELPREILMAAWAIALGAIAPMLDSTMVNIAIDILTKDFQTTLDIIQWSITGYVLALAMAVPVSGWLMNQFNGKKIFVGAVVAFGIISVFVGFSWNVFSFIFFRLVQGFSAGIITTLMFTLLVKTAGPDYLGRVMAIVSTPMIFGPILGPVIGGFIVQWASWQWIFFINVLIVLISAPLMMRKIPNFEPFNRDSKLDVIGIACLSFMSAALIYGITKAADHASFNNPETLLWVGIGLALAVIYFAYNRFTNNQTVLPLNLFVHRSFLASSVGLFLANMAIMGPMLILPLFFQNFRHFTAIEAALALIPQGLGMLVTRPLIGKMIDRIGAKYVVIVSLILSLIGSVPLIFITDQTSMVWISLVLFIRGTSIGGINLPLTSDAYTGLNDHQLSEAGVGINIIENLGASFGSAVIATVVATVVQGLQPTVANSLKGYHAGFLVSTLVLILIFIPGLFLTHKKRAMSA
- the speD gene encoding adenosylmethionine decarboxylase translates to MKLTPEQRIQLHEFNNLTKTLSFNMYDVCYTRTKQEREAYIAYIDDQYNSDRLTKILSTVSEIIGAHILNIANQDYVPQGASVTMLISEGPVVEVPTESFDESPGPLPESVVIQLDKSHITVHTYPEYDPKESISTFRADIDVSTCGEISPLKALNYLIHSFEADIMTIDYRVRGFTRDINGHKLFIDHDISSIQNYIPDEVIEKYQMIDVNVYPEHIFHTKCKLKQFDLNNYLFGYTKDDLSPAEQKQITEMLVTEMDEIFYGKNIR
- a CDS encoding transporter substrate-binding domain-containing protein encodes the protein MRKTWSLSILMLLSAVLILAGCGSSSGGKDDNTFKVGLEAGYAPFNWTQNDDSNGAVPIDGSSEYAGGYDVEIAKKIADGLGKKLVIVKTEWDGLVPALTSGKIDAIIAGMSPTEERKKTIDFSDNYYKSNLIMVVKKGGPYEGATSIQDFSGAKITAQLNTFHYSVIDQINGVNKQPAMDNFPAMRVALESGTIDGYVSELPEGVSAATANDNFAYVEFQDGFTTSDDDTAIAVGLEKGSDLTAKINEILAGISEDERSAIMNDAIKNQPAAN